In Carassius gibelio isolate Cgi1373 ecotype wild population from Czech Republic chromosome B17, carGib1.2-hapl.c, whole genome shotgun sequence, the genomic stretch cttgtctaaaaataaatacacatttaaatatttgtacagGGGTGTGAAAAGTGGATATAGTGTATTCAAACaacataaaaattaatatatgCTTGCATAATGTATATCTTTATTGCCTAATAATGCTTAAGAGAATATTGCACTATATTGAAAGCGCCAGTGGAAAGAAACTGTTTTGGTTGGCAGTGCTATGTGATGCCTGCCAGAGGTGAAAAGAGGTTGTGTCCTTGGTCTGATAGATCCATAATGATTTTTCCTCCCTTTTATGTggctttttttccttttgttgcaGTTTTCTTATATGTCTGATTTAgtggctgaaccaaaccagacagttatataAGTGTGTATAAGATGAACACGTGGTTTTGACGAGTATTTCTTGGCTTATGCAAAACACTATgggcaaaaacattgtttttgtcatgcattgagattttatgttattttgcttCCATAACTTGACTTATTTTGGGCTAGTGGAAtggaaacataaaaaataaacaattaagtgttaattttatgatattttatcTGTTTGCATCCGTGGATTTCAAATACAATTGTTACACTTTAAAACAGGGAACacacattcactattaactaagagttttccctTGATAAACTGCTAATTCGCTGCTTATTTATGTTAGTTAGGTTGCTGTTAGGTATGGgcagagccggacagtaacggagtacatttacttggAGTACAGtatttaagtacaattttgagggatctgtactttactcgagtatcatttttggggagtactcatgactttactcaagtacatttaagaggcaaatattgtacgctacatttctatccataactgTAAGTACCCGTTActcccgtccacacggagacggagcttaccccaaccCGATCTTTTTTTCCCTCGTTTCAAGAAATATCCGTGTCCACATGAAACCATAAagcgatgtagtatacatgccaggtCAGCATGTGGCggtgtaattctgccacagagatacacttgaAACGAAGAAGAAGACATGGActtgctcataaaccttgcgcttggtacacaaacgaacatgaaacaatacatttattaatctgtgttaatgtaagttaataaaaagacaatcattcagtgtttgttcatgttttgttgctgttacattttgttgcttttctgatattacacattaatgtaagctGAGCATTTGCTGTGATGTTCTTGAGTATGCTGTGTGTTTAACACTGTCAGGTTCAAATGTGGGtgcaaaaaatccattaaaactcTATCAGAGGTTTGTCAGGGTGTTGCCATTGTGCTATTGCCTTGTGggcaagtgagaaatgttaaataaagcaacatgggaaaaagatgaaaatgacttgattttactttcaattccttttacattctccaagctattaacattaacatttttcataactcCATGTAGGAGGtttctgtacataaatgtaaGCACTGTGGCAGTAGTAGCCTAatgcaatatttagaaaatgtactccTGTACTCTTGATACTcatgtacttttaaaaacaataaggCATTAAAATGTGCTTAATAAGTTCTAAGAAACAGCCAAAATGCTTGTATTATGCATGTTAATAAGTAATGAACTAATAAAGTTAACTGTGAGaactggtccttaaaataaagtgttaccaatgccaTTTCTCAAAATAATTGCACTTTTCATGCACTGAGcaaatctccacttcagcagcacttacatacaATTGTCTACATTCTGAAGGTCTTCAGAGgggtttatttatatatctttcACCAGATACATGATTAACCTTGTATACCTATagaattatttactaattataTCCGCTCTGGAacacaatagaagatatttttaatgaatgcttCAACTGTTTGATATACAGTGAAAGTCACTGGGGTTAactttcattgtatagacaaaTAAAACACTGAGAAAGAAATTAAGGTCTGGTCTCCATACCATACCTTGCTGCCATGTGTTGCCTTGTGATTGGATCTGctaagacttaatataataaactttaatattttaaaatgactcaTAAGTGGATTATTCCATGTGAAATAATCTTACAACAGCTGCTGTTTTCAGTAAACATGAAGACCGATCGAATAATCACAGATATTTAGAGGGAATGCAATGTCTAGAAATGAGGTGATGTTTCAAATTTTCTGCAGCTGTATAAAAACTGATTCTTCATCATCCATATTTTTCAAAGGTCATTTATGCCCTCAACACGAAAAACGATGAGCACGAAGATGCCATCCAATCCTTGAAGGAGTCCCATGATGAGGAGGTTCAGCACATTCTGACAGAGGCTCGGGAGAAGATCCTTCACTACAAGAGCAAGATCGGGGATGAGGCTGACCTGAAACGACGCCTGCAGTCCCTGGAGGAATCCGTGGAGCTGCACGAACACATGAAGCGCCAAGCGCTGGCCGAGTTCGAGATGTACCGGCAGCGTGTGGAGGACACACAGCTGTGTACGGAGGCCCAGCACACACAACGCGTAGTCTCCATGTCCCGTGAAGTGGAAGAAATGCGGCACGAGTTCGAAGAGAAGCTGCGCTCCTTCAGTCAGGTGCAAGCCCAGTTTGAGCAGGAGAAACGGCGGGCGTTGGACGAACTCAAGTCGGTCCACCGACAGGAAGTTCAGGAGCTACTTGAAAGCCAGCAGAACCAGAGTGTGTCCTCCAGCCTGGAACAGGAGAAACTGGCCGAGCTGCACCGTACGGAGCTGGAGTCGCTCATGGAGCGTGTGGAGGAGCTGACGCAGAGCAAAGTCCGGCTGGTGGAGGAATACGAGGCCAAGCTGAGCAAGGCTCAAGGGTTCTATGAACGCGAGCTGGAGGCCATGAGGCGAACGCAGCAGCTCACCACAGAGAACTTGCTGGCCTGGAGGAGGACGGAGGTGGAACTGAGGAAGGAGTTTCAGGCGCAGGAGTCGGCGCTTCAGAGGACCCTTTGTAAACTCCGTGCTGAACTCCACAGAGCTCAGGACGAGGCGCGAGAAAGCAGGGACAAGACCAACAGACTGCAGGCATCTCTTAACAATGCAGAAGTCACAATTAAGGTAATTTGAACATTTCAGAACATGGAGATTCAGTTTACAGTAAATAATGAAGTGAAGTAAAGATCACTGAGATGAGTTTGCTAGTTTTGATGCTtcctaaagaataataatgcgtctcaaaaaaagtttttttttcccccatttacaGGAGTTACACAAGCAGTTGGAAGAGGCCATACAGGATGGAGAGATTTGGGTGATGCAGCTGAAAGATACGGAATATGAGCTGGAGGGAAGCAGAGATCGAGTTCAGCAGCAGGCCAATGAAATCCTTCACAAAGCCAGTGAGAATAATGTCATGaccaaattacattttttcaGCATATGACACTGAATCACTCAAGCTGCAGTGTGAGAGGATTTTAGAGAGGTAACAGTTTTGTGATAGCTTGGCAGAGATGGATTGAactctgtttttcctttttttgtgtttGCGATTGACTCCTTCATGTTCACAAATAATatgccatatttatttttttgaggaagCATTAATCTAACAAAACACCCATGTATTTAATTAACAGGTCAGATAGGCTCTCTTCAAGCGACCCAAATGAGCCACGAGGCCACTATCAGGGATCTGGGATCCGAGCAGAACCGCCTGAAGGAGAAGATCCTACAGCTGGAGGAGGAGAGGGAAAGACTTCAGAAACAGATTCAGACGGTGGAAGAACAACAGCATCAGAAGATCCTCAACTTGGAGAAGGTCAGTCAGttttcacctgttttttttttctttcttaaaatagGTAGACGGGAGGCAGGACTAAAAACTGTTTGAAAGCAATTATTGATTTTGCAAGTTTTGCACAAAGTGttgcttctgttcaaaagttttcaatgAGTAAGTtgtacttttattaaataaatgctgttcttctgattTTTCCTGAATCCTGAGAATCCTGAAAAGAattatcacaatttccacaaaaatataaaacagcacaactgttttaaacactgataataatataacaaaaattCTTAAACACCAAaggagcatattagaatgatttctgaaggatcatgtgacaatgatgctgaaaattcagctttgccattgctttttaaataaaatatattaaaatagaaaacattattgtaaattgtaataatatttcacaatcacGATCAAATATCCTAAAATGTTCTAACATCCTTTATTGATCGCCCAAAGGGAAATAAAGGTTTTACAGCAGCAACAGAAAAAACATtacataacaataacaatacattcaatcaatcaatcaatcatcacAGTAATCTACATATTCATCATTACAGAGTTTTATGTCATGATAGGCTATATTGATGCATCACCATAAACAttcagaattaattaattaattaattaattccttacatttatatatcacttttctaagcactcaaagtgctttacattgtcaggggttATCTCCTCATCCGCCATCAGTGTGTAGCATCcccctggatgatgcgacggcagccatagtgcgccagaacgcccaccacacaccagcttactggtggagaggagacagagtgatgaagccaatcagcagatatggggattgttaggaggccatgatgttcagaggccaatgggcaagtttagccaggatgccaaggtcacacctctgctcttttcgaaagacatcctgggatttttaatgaccacagagagtcaggacctcggtttaaagTCTCATCCAAAGGACtttgcttgttgacagtatagtgtccccatcactacactggggctctaggacccacacagacctcagggtgagcaccccctgctggcctcactagcacctcttccagtagcaacctagttttcccacgagctctcccatccaggtactgaccaggctcagccctgcttagcttaagtgggaaaccggtcttgggctccagggtgatatggctgatataggttttccatttacagaatcttagacacacacacacaatcctgaATATTTGGTTACACCCTTGAGACTGGGACAATATAATCATATATGGCAAATATGGTGAACACAATCTGATGCTAAATAGCATTTTGAAATCAGTCACTGCCAGTAGGAAACAATTATCATGGTATTTGCAACAAGGCATCGAGATTTGACAAAGTGTAAATGAAGCTGTGCTGTTTTGGCAGTCGCTGTGTGAGGAAAAGCAGAACTATGAGATGGAGCTGGCGCGAACCAGGGCCAAATATGAGGAGGAAACGGCCTGTCTGAAAGAAAGCCAAGCAGAATCCTTAGAGGAACTCAAGGAGAAACACCGAGTCCAGCAGGAAAGTGCTCGCAATGCTGCTGAGAGAGAAAAGAACCAGTTGCTCAGtgtaagaacacacacacacacacagaggatgtattggtgagcaagtgatgctgaatttctccaaatttgttctgacgaagaaacaaactcatctacatcttggatacaaataaaattttggggtgaaccttTAAGTTAATAAGAATATTTGTTCATATGAATTTAGATCTATAATAAGCtttatatttttgctttattaGTATTATCGCACtagatatttattttcattctatTTTGATTGTTGTTATTCTCTGTgttctgtttaataaaaataaactgcaacGTCTTAgtgcaaaacaaattaaaaatatgaatatttagtcCTATTAAACACAACTGGTGGATTATCACTGTTCCCAAATCATCTATTGAAACCCTGAGAGCTATGCCAAATGACATTTTCTGCTCCTGGTTGAGTGGTGTTGATTATGCAAACAGCCGTTTCTCATTGCAGGCATGACGATGTGACAATGATATTATTCCCACTGTTTTTGTGGCACTCAAAATAGCTCTCAATCACAACACGTATTGAGACTAATCTTCTTGTCATCTCATGACAATCATGTCACTTTATTTCTGAAAACCTCTCTGTGCTCAACAAGGCTCTTTTACAGATCCTTTGTAATTAAATTGAAAAAGATCTCAGCAGCAGATTGTCCTGCTGTCTGATTTCACCTCTCATTTCTTTGGCCTTCTATGGATTTTCTgatgttttctctttattttgacTTTCCCAGGAGATGAGACAACAGTTTGATATCCGGCGTCTGTCACTGGAAGAGCAGAGAAACCACCTGCAACAGCAACTGGAGACCATACGAGAGGAACTCAATACCAAGCTCAACATGGCCAACCAAGAGGTTTAGATGAACAACTATTTATGAACTTTTTGGCTTTAAAACACAGTAGctagttttagattttttttttcacatatttataccatgtaatttaaatgtagtaTTGTGAACTAATTTCCATCTttaaaaattgtgattttattcaTTATGTCAAGACATATACTGTATGCAAGGTAGTCTACTGCATTGTAAGAAAGACTTGTAACCATATGCATGTGTTTGACTGTCTTTTTGGCTTCTCTCAGGTGTCTCATTTGAAGGATCTCGTGAAGGAGAGTGAAAAAAATCTGGATACTGCTGAGAATCACATCTCCTGTCTTAAAGACAGCCAGGAAAAGCTTCTCATGGAGCTGGACACCACCAGGGCGAGAGTGAGAGAGACGAGCAACCTGCTCACAGATCTACAAGTAAAGTGCTCCActgtttttacttaatttattataaattctgTGCATTTTGAGTCAGTGTCTCATTCTGATAGAAACATAGAAGAAGCGTTTAGAGATGTTGATATAATATGCTTTTAGAAGCGTGAAAACTACTGACGCATCTCATCGTTTAGAAGGAGAAGCAGGAATTCAGTGTGGCAATCACTGCAATAGGAGACGGATAATGGAGCGTGGCAGAGAtgtttaaagaaaattaagcctCATTCAATTTTTAAGGCACCGCTTTTGTTCTGTGCTAAAGCCTGCAAAGTGCAGGAAGAGCTTGCATGCCTAAAGACGACATTTGTATAATCAGCTCTACTGGAAGCTGCTCTCTCCTTACTTTTCCCATGATGAGTCATTATCTGCTCACAGGAGGAGATAGAGACCCAGAAACAGCAACATGAAGCTAGGGTCATCGCTATCAAAACCGAGGAAAAACAGAAAATGGACAAAATCACAGAGGAACTGGATCTCAAGTGGACCGATGCTCTGAGGTGCTGCACGAAACATATGAGTCATGCATTAGTGTAGAGAAGACAAGGCTTGTTTGTGCACAGTgcattaaattgaataaattttGAATAAACACAGTGTTTGGTTTTTAGAGAGTGCACACGGCAAATCAAGTCAAAAAATGGTTCTAAAATAGGTGCAGTCTATCCTGCATCAAAGCCTGTGACAAATCCTCTTACAAAGGCATGGATTTGGATTTAAATATGCTAATTACAAGAGTATAAGGTTAACATCTAATCTGCACAATGGTACAGTAGCACAGTGAGCTGAAGGTTATGGAGACATCTTTGTAATCTCACTTTCTAAGACACATCCATGAGTCCTTGTATCTGTTTCAGTCAGTCTGACCCTCTGTTTCTCTGTTTGCTCTCAGGGCTGAACTTAAGGGTCTTCGGGAAGAGCTCACAGCTGAATATCAGGGGGAGAAACAGGTGGCCCTGACACAACTTTCCCAGCAGAGAGACCTGGAGATGATGGCAGCCAGAGAGAGCTGGCAGAGGAAGGTGGAGGACCTCCTAGAACAGGTAACGGAAGGTCACAGAGGTGATATTTTGTCATTTACACCTGTCTGTCCACATTTTAGAGGTACATTCTacatttttgtagcattttttcccagaacactttttttttttaggattcttgtTATCAAAACTGCAACAAAACAAATGCTTgtaaaccatgtctgcatttgtgatcagagaaaagacaaacaacaagcgcaacaaactctacactgctcaaaactcttgTTTGAATCCTCAGTGGAAAATCCTTTTCATAtataaacatacttacaggcaGTGAATACTGTgaaaatagcatcatatgacccctgtaTTTAAAAGACCTCTGTTAACTTCTGTGTAACTGGATCATTCTTTAGAGCAAAATAATTGAATATCTAATATATGTTCAAATACACATTAATGATTTAATAGGACACCAAATACCATGAATTTGAAATTAATAAGCCTGTCTGGACTGCTTTTTGAATATATTAGTATCATCTAcatacctttttttaaattaaaagagcaaggaaattgatgttttccatcaAATGTCTCCTTGAATATATTAATTTGGAATAGTATGACTTCTGAGACCATAATAAGTCCCATAGCTGCGATTATTATTTTAGTAACTGTCAGCCGTGTATCTGTCAACATCTTTCATCCACCATTTACTTTAGACTGACATGATGTTCTTTTTGAAATTCTAATGCTCTCAAGGCTTTTCTGGTCTTGTGCAATATCAAGTGAGAGGGAAAATACTAGatatttattaaagatttttaagcagaaaacacacagtgtgtggtgtgtgtgcatCCTCATTTACCATGATGCTCTGCATGTTTGGCACTTTCTGTAATGTGACAGCCTGCCTCCTGTAGTCTGTCTCTCTTGAGTCCTGTCACTGTCGCTTATGTCAAGAGCCTCCACAAGTTGCTGTGTCAGACATCTGTCAGCATCTCTTAATGTTCTTTGTCTATCTTTAGTGCTTTCTCAGGTCAGTGCCCGTGATCTCATGTGAATCTAGggatttatactgtatatgtataatgACTCTATATCAATATTGACCACAATTTGCGTTTTTTTGTTGGCATCAGGCTTACATGAGCAGACTATATTAGTATAAAGGCTTTTTTCCCAAACTGTGTTCTTTTTCAGGTTACTAAACAGTTATCAATCTTTGTAATACACATTCAAATTAACACCTCCTTCTAGTATGATTAATGATattgaaataacaaaattaattatattaaaacatcacaattaatCATTATGGCCTTGCTCGTTTGTGAGTGGCCCCTAGGTCTAATTCAGACACATTGACAAATGGATTGGAAAATGGATTGCCAGTGATAGGCTTATGttcaaatatatgaaataaaattattaatatattgaccCAATGGTGAAGGCAActgtttgtaatatatatttgatgCTTTTCTCTGCCATAATAAATTACTCTCTTATAATGATCTTTATTTGTGTCATTTTATCAAACTTTTACTGTGATTTAACTATGATTCTAATTaactaattgatttttattttttatttttttaatgacagtctgATTTTTTAAGTAAAGATTCCTACTATAGACTATTACTGCagtaattttgattaaaaatttatacaaattcagtatttaattaattatataagtCTGTATGTAATTCTTAAAAGAATAATTATCAGCCACAATTGCCATGTAGGTTCATCCCAAAGCAATGAAGGCTCTGTGAAATACTATTTCTTTCACAGTTCATCAAGGCGGATAGACTTTGGTCTGTATGGAGGTTATAGATTGGTTTTAAAATCAACTCCAGCATGGTTCCTCAACCTTGAATAATCCCCGATTTTAAGTCCCTTAACAGTTTGTTGAGACAAATCAGCTTGTGAATTCAAATTCATTGTAGTCTAGGTACTGAAGGCTGCCATGAAACACTCTCCTCTTGTTTTGCCCTCATTTTATTGCGTCAGTTTCTATTTTCGGCCCACCATTTGCTGCATGCAGAGATTTGCTCACCATTGCCTGTTTATTTTCTTTCGCAAGATTTTCCTTTATTTCTTTATCTTAGGCCTcatctctttttttatatattgaatcGTATGAAGATTAAGAACATTATTCTTTTAGTAGATTagcattttgaattacatttCTCATTTAGGGTATCCTGGGGTAGTTCAGGAAATGCTGCTGAGCATATCTGAATTAATGTATTTTACTTGCATAAAACTGATGATAATGCTCAACGGAAAGACAGCAGTCAAAATTCTTGTAATAGCATGTTGCATGCATTTGATGTCATACTTATCTCTACCACAGGGCTATTTCTGAAAGGATTTCGTTTCAGATGTTGTGgcattgtcattttttattttcagaataatGACTCATTTCCCATGCTGGTTGAtgcaatgaaaatatttttaagttcTTGTTGTTGCAGTGACTTTAAATCCAAATCTCAATGCTCCAGTTTTCTCTTTTGGCTTCAGAGTATCTGCTACTTTCTTTCTGACTGTTGCCTGCTTTACCTTCACCCAAACATAGGCCATCCACAGTTCACAATTATTTCGCTCTCTCTAAAGGTTCGGTATTCTGTACGAGTCATGTGAActtgttttctgtgtttctttTGTGTCAGATCTCTCTGCTGAAGCAGAGCCTGGAGCTACAGATGTCTCAGTCGAAAAGTGCGCTGCAGCAGTTGCAGGCGCAGTTCAGCCAAGAGCGCGAGCACCTGGCGCAGCAGATGCAGGAGCTGGCGCTGGAGCATCAGCACAGAGAGTGCCGTCTACAGGAAGCCCACTGCTGCGCCATGCAGGACATGGATGAAGCGCAACAAATTGAGCTCAGGGTACCTTCACCTTACAttcacagacatgcacaaatgcagAGTCACAAACAGTGAGATGAGCATGTGAAGATATGCTTCCCTCTCCCAAATGTCTCTGATGTAGATGCGCGTTTCATCTATTATAGACACTTTTAGCCCTGTGGacatttgaaaataaacttttttaaaacatagtcttttatttttcaatagtatttaatattcaaatatgtCAGTTTGTCCAGCATGCGTCACAGgagaattctgtcattatatttctttctagaatttttatttttcattactttcCACATATCATTGGAACATTTCCAGAAATATCTTTGAACTTTCTTTGTTTTGCTAAGACTAATTTTATAGCTAGTATTTTATGCATTCTGAATAtacatgtttaaataatattgttCACACTTtgtataatttaacaaaattagaGCTTGATTGGAAAGGCTTGTGATATTtcgtttttgttttcttcgcacaTCACATCtcacaaattttattttttttgttttgtttttgtttgttcaaatagTTTAACATTtcgtttttatattttacaattttcataCAGTTCATATTTTTATGGAGGATTCTtattgtttaaagttaaaatatttaaatatttatttaatataactaataCGTTATTGACCGTTCAGACATTTGGGGTTGTTttagggctgcatttatttgattacaaatatgaaaacagtcatattgttaaatattaatattaataaataacattgaatatattcctgtgatgcaaagctgaattttcaacagccataaGTGCATTTTTCATTGTCACATTAATGTTTCATTTCCTTCATCATTCATCATTCTGATATGttaatttgatgctcaagaattatttcttattcttatcaatgttgaaaacagttgtactgatttttttcaagattcttttcTGAATAGTattttcaaaagaacagaatatctttgaaatataaatctttggtaaaaaaagatgttaaaatgttttactgtcccttttgaccaatttaatgcatccttgctgaataaaagggtctattcctttaaaaaatcttaccaaccccaaacctttgaacggtagtgtgTGCGTCACCTGTTTTTCATATAGTCATGATGCCTCCTTCCTGTCATCCTGTAATGATTATCACCTTCACTGTCTCCTTTTCCCCTTCATAGTACTGTACATGTCTGTTTCCTTTACACTCTGGATTTGTCACCCCTGCATTATCACCCCACACTGAGAATCTCCACTGTGCATGACATTCATATGGTAAATGACCTTCCTTTTTGTCCTTCCTTGTCTACAGTCTACTCCTAAAACACAGTATGCATGTGAAAACATGTTTCTCATCCATCTCAGTGTGCAGCTGTTGTTTCTTTTCAGAATTGTGTGTTACACAGAATGTTTTAAGATAGCAAGCCCAGACATTTGAAGCAGACACGTGATGTAGAGTCTAACAGGCTTTTCTCCATCCGCTGCGGCCAGGAAAGAAGCTTCTTTAAGCTGATTTGGCCACATTTTGGgttactaaataataatttaaaaaaaacattaatagttGCTTTCATCTCCATTCTTTTATGTCAACCCTTGAATGTGGTTGTTGGCGCTGCATGTTATAGAGCTAGAGGCTCTGTGGGTGGACTGTTTAAATGTCCTCTCGTCCTCCCAAATGTGGGATGGCATGGGAACAGCAGGATAAAGAGAAACTATCCACAAAATGGCGGAGTGTCAACAGCAAAACGGAATGATTCTTTAATTAGATGATACTGTAAAGCTTCGTCTAATTAGTAACTAACCCACTGTATTGAAAAACCTCTtaattcttattcttcttctccaatttCTGCAGTTAATTCAGTCCAAATGGCTTAATGCAGAggtttagactttttttaaatgaaggccGCTCTAATACTATTATCATGTTCTCCTTCCTAAAATACCAAGTCAGATACTGTATAGGCTTCTATATTTAAAGGCCTATTTATGCTGTGtgaaaaatgtatgcaatttTAAAGACTACATGTCGAAATATTAAACAATTGGCATTCATGttgtcatttgtttttatattttatagttaaaGCTATGGCTCTAAAAAGTATAAAACAATCATGATTAATCTCAAAATTTCCAAATTATGATCCACACTCATTTGTTTTTGAATTTTGGTCTGAAAGTATAAAAATacatagtgcacacacacatatgtaaatacaaacttttattttggatgtgattaatcgtgatttgacagccctagtatttACACTACAGTGtaagatttttaaagaaatgaatacttttattattcagaaaggatgcattaaattgatctgtTTTTCACATTCatcatgtaacaaaatatttatttgacaaattatTGCTATTtgactttctattcatcacagaatcctgaaaaaagtatcacagtttccacaaaaaagttTATCAGCATAAaagttttcaacatttaaaaatttcctgagcattaaattaaataatagaatgatttctgaaggataatgtgacagtAACGTtttacatca encodes the following:
- the fam184aa gene encoding protein FAM184A isoform X1, giving the protein MATGTGWQPPYSAAPGINPPAPAAAASGSGTSPSSTSSHLLYESALTMEYTQDLHLKMSKKIAQLTKVIYALNTKNDEHEDAIQSLKESHDEEVQHILTEAREKILHYKSKIGDEADLKRRLQSLEESVELHEHMKRQALAEFEMYRQRVEDTQLCTEAQHTQRVVSMSREVEEMRHEFEEKLRSFSQVQAQFEQEKRRALDELKSVHRQEVQELLESQQNQSVSSSLEQEKLAELHRTELESLMERVEELTQSKVRLVEEYEAKLSKAQGFYERELEAMRRTQQLTTENLLAWRRTEVELRKEFQAQESALQRTLCKLRAELHRAQDEARESRDKTNRLQASLNNAEVTIKELHKQLEEAIQDGEIWVMQLKDTEYELEGSRDRVQQQANEILHKASQIGSLQATQMSHEATIRDLGSEQNRLKEKILQLEEERERLQKQIQTVEEQQHQKILNLEKSLCEEKQNYEMELARTRAKYEEETACLKESQAESLEELKEKHRVQQESARNAAEREKNQLLSEMRQQFDIRRLSLEEQRNHLQQQLETIREELNTKLNMANQEVSHLKDLVKESEKNLDTAENHISCLKDSQEKLLMELDTTRARVRETSNLLTDLQEEIETQKQQHEARVIAIKTEEKQKMDKITEELDLKWTDALRAELKGLREELTAEYQGEKQVALTQLSQQRDLEMMAARESWQRKVEDLLEQISLLKQSLELQMSQSKSALQQLQAQFSQEREHLAQQMQELALEHQHRECRLQEAHCCAMQDMDEAQQIELRELEERLKQEQREELHALRDAHRQTLEILRQQADQELQTLRFELEDEGKAMLASLRSELNHLHASAIEHLRQVHLKENNAAKRELDDTIERCKEHEQDLLGRISDLRQEVSCRKNRIADLDHEIHSLNETISTLTKELELKGKEVLRVRSEANLQIRAREQDLSKRLEREIDELSASHNRETQIMLSDFNKAQELLKDKISALQILLEGTEEKFRNRESRPEDLQVIAELREMVSEREALVKKLVDDKKFYQLELVNREPGFNKVFNTNPNVGVINPLIKHKSRKPANTFASSPNLSIVAAEGMAGGSVPPACLESVPNSPIHHHELRSNNPPPPPTPPPQADSTRSPRKTEDLTVAPKEQQPQELFSQYFSF
- the fam184aa gene encoding protein FAM184A isoform X3; translation: MATGTGWQPPYSAAPGINPPAPAAAASGSGTSPSSTSSHLLYESALTMEYTQDLHLKMSKKIAQLTKVIYALNTKNDEHEDAIQSLKESHDEEVQHILTEAREKILHYKSKIGDEADLKRRLQSLEESVELHEHMKRQALAEFEMYRQRVEDTQLCTEAQHTQRVVSMSREVEEMRHEFEEKLRSFSQVQAQFEQEKRRALDELKSVHRQEVQELLESQQNQSVSSSLEQEKLAELHRTELESLMERVEELTQSKVRLVEEYEAKLSKAQGFYERELEAMRRTQQLTTENLLAWRRTEVELRKEFQAQESALQRTLCKLRAELHRAQDEARESRDKTNRLQASLNNAEVTIKELHKQLEEAIQDGEIWVMQLKDTEYELEGSRDRVQQQANEILHKASQIGSLQATQMSHEATIRDLGSEQNRLKEKILQLEEERERLQKQIQTVEEQQHQKILNLEKSLCEEKQNYEMELARTRAKYEEETACLKESQAESLEELKEKHRVQQESARNAAEREKNQLLSEMRQQFDIRRLSLEEQRNHLQQQLETIREELNTKLNMANQEVSHLKDLVKESEKNLDTAENHISCLKDSQEKLLMELDTTRARVRETSNLLTDLQEEIETQKQQHEARVIAIKTEEKQKMDKITEELDLKWTDALRAELKGLREELTAEYQGEKQVALTQLSQQRDLEMMAARESWQRKVEDLLEQISLLKQSLELQMSQSKSALQQLQAQFSQEREHLAQQMQELALEHQHRECRLQEAHCCAMQDMDEAQQIELRELEERLKQEQREELHALRDAHRQTLEILRQQADQELQTLRFELEDEGKAMLASLRSELNHLHASAIEHLRQVHLKENNAAKRELDDTIERCKEHEQDLLGRISDLRQEVSCRKNRIADLDHEIHSLNETISTLTKELELKGKEVLRVRSEANLQIRAREQDLSKRLEREIDELSASHNRETQIMLSDFNKAQELLKDKISALQILLEGTEEKFRNRESRPEDLQVIAELREMVSEREALVKKLVGLSV